TAATTGGTGGTGTTGCCCATGGAATCATTGCAACTGTTTTTGGTACCCAGCCAATAGATATAGCTGTATAAGAAGTAATTACCAATACAATTGGTGTTATGATAAACGGCAAGAATAAAACTGGATTTAAAATAATTGGTGTACCAAAGATTACTGGTTCGTTAATGTTGAACGCACCTGGACCAATTGATAAGCGAGATACACCGCGTAATTGTGCACTTTTTGCTACAAGTAATACCACTACTAAGAACGCTAATGTTGCACCAGAACCACCAAGATATACGAAAGTATCAAAGAATGGTTTTGTAACAATGTTTGGAACATCAAATGCAGAAGTGCCACCTTGGAATAACTTCATATTTTTCTCTAATGCTGGTAAGTATAACGGCTCAATAATACCACCAACGATATTTGGACCATGTAAACCGAAGAACCAAAGAAGATGAACAAGGAGTACAATAACAATTGCACTTGGTAATGTCCCTGCTAAACTTTGCAGTGGCGATTGAATCGTATTAAAGATAAATTCATGAACACTTGTACCGGCTAATTTCACTGCTAATTGAATACCTGCAACTACTGTTAAAATAACAAATGCTGGAACTATAGCTGCGAAAGATCTTAAAACTGCTGGTGGTACTCCATCAGGCATTTTAAAAGTAATGTTTCTTTGTACGAAGAAACGGAATACTTCAGTAACAAGGAGTGCTACAATAATTGCTACGAATAACCCTTGTGCACCTGTCCAAGCTAAGTTCAATCCGCCTTCTTTCGGTGTTGTTGGCGTAAGAATAATTAACGCACCAAATGAAATAATACCTGCTGACAAACCATCAACGCCGTAAGATTTTGCTAAGTTATAACTTGTTGTAAATGCTATGATTAGTGCTAGAATCGCGAAAGAACCAGTCCACATTCCACCGCCAACTTGTTTCCACGTTTCACCAAACAAACCTTTCATGAAATCTTGGAAAGCCTCAGATGGAAAACCATTAATTAGTGATGCCAGTGCACCAACTAAAATAAGTGGCATAACTGCGATAAATCCGTCACGGATCGCAGCTAAATGACGTTGCGACCCGATTTTACCAGCGACAGGAACAATATATTTCTCCATAAATGCAATAAATTTTTGCATTTCGCTTCCCCCCTAATTATTTTTTAAGTGTTAATGCGTGATCTAAAACTGCTTCTCCATTCATCATGCCGTAGTGCATTGGATTGATAACGTCGATTCCAACGTTTCTCTCGTCAGCAAGCGTTTTCATTGAAGAAAGCATGTAGCGAACTTGTGGTCCTAATAATAATACGTCTGCTTGATCGATATTTGTTTTTACTGCATCCCCAGATACAGCCCAAATCTTTCCTTCTAAACCGCGAGCTTTTGCAGCCGCTTCCATTTTTGTAACTAGTAAACTTGTAGACATCCCTGCTGAGCAACATAATAAAATATTCATTTGAAAATCCCCCTTGTGTAGTATAAAAATTTTATGTTTTATTTATTTTTCTTTACGCTATTTATTAATGCAATTAGCGTGCCAACTTTTTAAAACCACTAAAATCAGCACTTTTTCGACTATTTTCTTTGTGTGTTAACGCTTTCAATTAGTGTGTCACTCAAAAAACACACAGTGTGTTATAAAACAACACGCTTTTAACACATAACTGTATGAAAATAGATTAGTGTTTAGTTGTCTAGTTGTGTTTAAAATAAAAAAACACTAAAAAAATTTTTTTAGCGTGAAAATCTATTAAAAAAACTCCTCTATCTATTGTCCAAGCAAACTCTACTAAATTACATAGAATAGAATAAAATAAAATAAAACAATTCGAAAGGGGATTCCTATGCCAAAACATAGAAAACAAAGCAAAATAAAGATTTATAGAATAACAAACTATAAAAAAGACAAGCGTTCTGAATTAGACTCTAACAAATTTGAACTAGAACAGCAGGCGGTAGAAAATAAGCAGGACAAGCAGGGCAAACAAGATAATCAAGTACAATCGGAAAATGTAGTCATAGTACCCACAGATTCACACAACTTAGATATATGGGATGAAATTTCTCTAAAGGAAATACAAGCTGGTGAACATACAAATTTATTTGCGGAACAAAGTAATTATCAAAATATTAATTTGTTGCAAGTTAGCGATATCCGTTTATATTTGGACAAGCAACTACAATTCAGTTCCGTCGATGAGCAAATTTATCATGAAGCACTTGTGCATCCAATTATGTCAAAAGTAATTGATCCAAAACGTGTTCTCATATTAGGCGGTGGCGATGGCCTTGCCCTGCGAGAAGTTTTAAAATATGAAACTGTACTACATGTAGACCTTGTTGACTTAGATGGATCGATGATTGATATGGCTCGTAATGTTCCTGAATTAGTTTCTTTAAACAAAAGTGCATTTTTTGATAATCGTGTAAATACACACGTATGTGATGCAAAAGAATTTTTAAGCTCTCCTTCCTCTTTATACGATGTAATCATTATTGATTTTCCAGATCCAGCGACAGAGTTGTTAAGTACTTTATATACAAGCGAACTTTTTGCTCGTATAGCTACATTTTTAACAGAAGACGGCGCGTTCGTCTGCCAATCTAATTCACCTGCTGATGCACCTCTAGTATATTGGAGTATCGGTAACACAATTGAACATGCGGGATTAACTGTGAAAAGTTATCATACAATCGTTCCTTCTTTCGGAACTGACTGGGGATTTCATATCGCTGCTAATTCTGTCTATGTACTCGATCAAATTGAGCAATTATACGTAGTACCAACTCCTCGAACATTACCTTCCCTTCTTTTTCCTTTATTTCAATTTAAAGAAGAACATTTAGAACAACGTAATTTCGCTCTCCTAAACTCAGAATCGAACCTTATCCTACACCAATGTTACAAAAAGGAAATGGAGTTTTGACGATATCACAGGAAGGAGTGCTACCTTATGGAATATTCTACTTTCGGTAAGCATATAATAGTAGATTTGTGGGGAGTGGATTTTTCCCTATTAGATGATATGTACTTTTTAGAACATCATTTAATTCACGCTGCCGATCTCTCGGGTGCCCATGTTTTAAACGTAAGTACAAAAGAATTTGATCCGCATGGCGTTACTGTTTTAGTTTTACTATCAGAAAGCCACCTCTCTATTCACACTTATCCAGAACAAAACTTTGCCGCCATTGATTGTTATACGTGCGGTACAACCGTTGAACCGCAAATAGCGATTGATTATATCGTAAGTATATTGAAACCAAATGAGATGCATATAAGAAGATTAATTCGTGGTATAGGAGAGATTGTAAATACCGATTAAATATCACTCTTACTCATTTGTAAAAAGGAGGGTTGTAAATACCATCAGTGGAACGAATCCTCCACTGATGGTACAGACACATACATAAAAAAACCTTGCATACGCAAGGTTCATTCAGTCACTGACATCTTCCTATATAATTCTACAAATTCACTCGCTAATTCCTTCACCGTAATCGCATTCATTAAATGATCTTGCGCATGCACCATCA
This genomic window from Bacillus anthracis str. Vollum contains:
- a CDS encoding polyamine aminopropyltransferase, yielding MPKHRKQSKIKIYRITNYKKDKRSELDSNKFELEQQAVENKQDKQGKQDNQVQSENVVIVPTDSHNLDIWDEISLKEIQAGEHTNLFAEQSNYQNINLLQVSDIRLYLDKQLQFSSVDEQIYHEALVHPIMSKVIDPKRVLILGGGDGLALREVLKYETVLHVDLVDLDGSMIDMARNVPELVSLNKSAFFDNRVNTHVCDAKEFLSSPSSLYDVIIIDFPDPATELLSTLYTSELFARIATFLTEDGAFVCQSNSPADAPLVYWSIGNTIEHAGLTVKSYHTIVPSFGTDWGFHIAANSVYVLDQIEQLYVVPTPRTLPSLLFPLFQFKEEHLEQRNFALLNSESNLILHQCYKKEMEF
- the celB gene encoding PTS cellobiose transporter subunit IIC produces the protein MQKFIAFMEKYIVPVAGKIGSQRHLAAIRDGFIAVMPLILVGALASLINGFPSEAFQDFMKGLFGETWKQVGGGMWTGSFAILALIIAFTTSYNLAKSYGVDGLSAGIISFGALIILTPTTPKEGGLNLAWTGAQGLFVAIIVALLVTEVFRFFVQRNITFKMPDGVPPAVLRSFAAIVPAFVILTVVAGIQLAVKLAGTSVHEFIFNTIQSPLQSLAGTLPSAIVIVLLVHLLWFFGLHGPNIVGGIIEPLYLPALEKNMKLFQGGTSAFDVPNIVTKPFFDTFVYLGGSGATLAFLVVVLLVAKSAQLRGVSRLSIGPGAFNINEPVIFGTPIILNPVLFLPFIITPIVLVITSYTAISIGWVPKTVAMIPWATPPIISGYLVTGGHLSGAILQLFNFVIAMVIYYPFVVLCDRSVVRTEKAAAQGNNNSVPM
- a CDS encoding PTS sugar transporter subunit IIB; this translates as MNILLCCSAGMSTSLLVTKMEAAAKARGLEGKIWAVSGDAVKTNIDQADVLLLGPQVRYMLSSMKTLADERNVGIDVINPMHYGMMNGEAVLDHALTLKK
- the speD gene encoding adenosylmethionine decarboxylase, which codes for MEYSTFGKHIIVDLWGVDFSLLDDMYFLEHHLIHAADLSGAHVLNVSTKEFDPHGVTVLVLLSESHLSIHTYPEQNFAAIDCYTCGTTVEPQIAIDYIVSILKPNEMHIRRLIRGIGEIVNTD